From the Proteiniborus ethanoligenes genome, one window contains:
- a CDS encoding DUF1836 domain-containing protein — translation MKLEEDKLFSLVEEISKCNEIDIRDIPCIDLYMDQITTFFDEKLGHLKRDEKDPILTKTMINNYTKDKVLIPPKSKKYSKEHMILLILIYNLKQILSINDIKSLLKPLLKDLEVNGHENISLDHLYSTFIGIKTEELDSFNKDFENRLKRIKDNLSEKNKHEYSKHELLLVVLTLISQAYAQKRLAEKIIDSYFKQSK, via the coding sequence AGAAGATAAGCTTTTTAGTCTTGTTGAAGAAATATCAAAGTGTAATGAAATTGATATTAGAGATATCCCTTGTATAGACCTATATATGGATCAGATAACAACTTTTTTTGATGAAAAGCTTGGTCATTTGAAAAGAGATGAAAAGGATCCTATTTTAACTAAAACTATGATAAATAATTATACAAAGGATAAAGTACTTATACCCCCTAAGAGTAAAAAATACAGTAAGGAACATATGATATTATTGATACTAATATATAATTTAAAGCAAATATTATCAATAAATGATATTAAATCATTATTGAAGCCCTTACTCAAGGATTTAGAGGTTAATGGCCATGAAAATATTTCTTTAGACCATCTCTACTCAACATTTATCGGGATAAAAACTGAAGAGTTGGATTCCTTTAATAAAGATTTTGAAAATAGACTTAAAAGAATTAAAGATAATTTATCAGAAAAAAATAAACACGAATATTCTAAGCATGAGCTTTTATTAGTAGTTCTTACACTCATAAGCCAGGCCTATGCTCAAAAAAGACTTGCAGAAAAGATAATAGATTCGTATTTTAAACAATCTAAATAA